In Halomarina salina, one DNA window encodes the following:
- a CDS encoding DUF4870 domain-containing protein has product MAAQERATTVESSESGLEPNVLGALSYVLWLLTGLVVYLLEPNDEFVRFHAAQSMVFSAIVIGVGIVFTVIQTVFFSVGFFDPAGFILWSIVSLIMTLVSLVFWLASLAAWLYLVVRAYQGKTPRLPIAARFADRLV; this is encoded by the coding sequence ATGGCAGCTCAAGAACGTGCCACCACCGTCGAATCGTCGGAGAGCGGACTCGAACCGAACGTCCTGGGGGCACTCTCGTACGTCCTCTGGCTCCTGACCGGACTCGTCGTCTACCTCCTCGAACCGAACGACGAGTTCGTCCGGTTCCACGCGGCCCAGAGCATGGTGTTCTCCGCCATCGTCATCGGCGTGGGCATCGTGTTCACCGTCATCCAGACGGTCTTCTTCAGCGTCGGCTTCTTCGACCCGGCGGGGTTCATCCTCTGGAGCATCGTCTCGCTCATCATGACGCTCGTCAGTCTCGTGTTCTGGCTCGCCTCGCTCGCGGCGTGGCTCTACCTCGTCGTCCGGGCGTACCAGGGGAAGACGCCCCGGCTCCCCATCGCCGCGCGGTTCGCCGACCGACTCGTCTGA
- a CDS encoding helix-turn-helix transcriptional regulator — protein sequence MDGAERLVQLVRRSPVLVALREGPLDRRDLERRLDVSKPTVLRATGTLRDFGLVERVEGQFRLTAQGDVVATALDRFRRVERAASRLSPFLATTDYEVAVEHFADATVTTRKPGDPYRPVRRFMSLVESTDRLRGFDAATIAPGNVDTIYERIVGGMETDICYPEHVVETIVESSPERSTEAAQSGNLTLRVVDSVPCGLALFDDHVGLGGYDPETGALAVFVDTDDEAAYAWGEREFERYREDATIVVGE from the coding sequence ATGGATGGGGCGGAACGACTCGTGCAACTCGTTCGACGGAGCCCGGTTCTCGTCGCTCTCCGGGAGGGGCCGCTCGACCGACGCGACCTCGAACGCCGGCTCGACGTGTCGAAACCGACCGTGCTCCGGGCGACGGGGACGCTCCGCGACTTCGGTCTGGTCGAACGGGTCGAGGGCCAGTTCCGACTGACCGCACAGGGGGACGTCGTCGCGACCGCTCTCGACCGGTTTCGGCGGGTCGAACGGGCGGCGTCGCGGCTGAGTCCGTTCCTCGCCACGACCGACTACGAGGTCGCGGTCGAACACTTCGCGGACGCGACGGTGACGACGCGGAAGCCGGGCGACCCGTACCGACCGGTGCGCCGGTTCATGTCGCTAGTCGAGTCCACCGACCGCCTCCGCGGGTTCGACGCGGCCACCATCGCACCGGGGAACGTCGACACCATCTACGAGCGCATCGTCGGCGGGATGGAGACGGACATCTGCTACCCCGAGCACGTCGTCGAGACCATCGTCGAATCGTCGCCCGAGCGGAGCACCGAAGCGGCCCAGAGCGGCAACCTGACGCTCCGCGTCGTCGACAGCGTCCCGTGCGGGCTGGCGCTGTTCGACGACCACGTCGGTCTCGGCGGGTACGACCCGGAGACGGGCGCGCTGGCGGTGTTCGTCGACACCGACGACGAGGCCGCCTACGCCTGGGGGGAACGGGAGTTCGAACGCTACCGCGAGGACGCGACTATCGTCGTCGGCGAGTAG
- a CDS encoding cupin domain-containing protein, which produces MSDSDSTPYTGFVMADTPGERMTLDGCDVHVVHHDPGTEREEHTHEETHIVFVRSGRMRWSVDGEYRETGPGDTTVTPGGVTHSWEVLGDDPARVVCVTAPPEADSRPGLTDDGE; this is translated from the coding sequence ATGAGCGACTCAGATTCGACGCCGTACACGGGGTTCGTGATGGCCGACACGCCGGGCGAGCGGATGACGCTCGACGGCTGCGATGTCCACGTCGTCCACCACGACCCTGGAACCGAACGCGAGGAACACACCCACGAGGAGACGCACATTGTCTTCGTCCGCTCGGGGCGGATGCGGTGGAGCGTCGACGGCGAGTACCGGGAGACCGGTCCGGGCGACACCACCGTCACGCCCGGCGGTGTGACACATAGCTGGGAGGTGCTGGGCGACGACCCGGCACGCGTCGTCTGCGTGACCGCACCGCCGGAGGCGGACAGTCGACCGGGTCTGACCGACGACGGGGAGTGA
- the tgtA gene encoding tRNA guanosine(15) transglycosylase TgtA has translation MRDHFEARTFDGAGRVGELRVPRAGVTVETPALLPVVNPHIETITPNELESEFGAQILITNGYILLQSEDLREEALERGLHDLYDFSGAIMTDSGSFQLAEYGDIDTDTREILQFQRDVGSDIGTPVDIPTPPDASREQAEEELATTQERLELAETVDVGEMLVNAPVQGSTYTDLREEAGRHAAGTDLDVFPVGAVVPMLNSYRYADMVDVVAAAKRGLGTDAPVHLFGAGHPMMFALAVAMGCDLFDSAAYALYARDDRYLTVRGTEHLADLEYFPCSCPVCADHTPEEVAACDDDTRERLLARHNLHVTFEEMRRVKQAVRTGNLLELVDVRARGHPAMLDGYRALLDHAEQLERTDPVGKDAFFHVSAESSYRPEVLRHHRRLARLSIPEGANLLLSEGEKNDDYDETWRLAAPFGPYPRHLSDSYPLTAELPERRSPDAYEAAADGVRSLVEANPDASFTVAQWRWPDTALARLPDRVVVESLGE, from the coding sequence ATGCGAGACCACTTCGAGGCGCGGACGTTCGACGGCGCGGGGCGCGTCGGCGAGTTGCGCGTCCCCCGCGCGGGCGTCACCGTCGAGACGCCCGCCCTCCTGCCGGTCGTCAACCCTCACATCGAGACGATAACGCCGAACGAACTCGAATCCGAGTTCGGCGCGCAGATCCTCATCACGAACGGCTACATCCTCCTGCAGAGCGAGGACCTCCGCGAGGAGGCACTGGAACGCGGTCTCCACGACCTCTACGACTTCTCGGGCGCCATCATGACCGACTCCGGGTCGTTCCAGCTCGCGGAGTACGGCGACATCGACACCGACACGCGCGAGATTCTCCAGTTCCAGCGCGACGTGGGCAGCGACATCGGGACGCCCGTCGACATCCCGACGCCGCCGGACGCCTCACGCGAGCAGGCCGAGGAGGAACTCGCCACGACCCAGGAGCGCCTCGAACTCGCCGAGACGGTCGACGTGGGCGAGATGCTCGTCAACGCGCCCGTCCAGGGCTCGACGTACACCGACCTCCGCGAGGAGGCGGGCCGCCACGCCGCGGGGACGGACCTCGACGTGTTCCCGGTCGGAGCGGTCGTCCCGATGCTCAACAGCTACCGGTACGCCGACATGGTGGACGTCGTCGCGGCCGCCAAGCGCGGCCTCGGCACCGACGCGCCGGTCCACCTGTTCGGCGCGGGCCACCCGATGATGTTCGCGCTCGCCGTCGCGATGGGCTGTGACCTGTTCGACTCCGCGGCGTACGCGCTGTACGCCCGCGACGACCGCTACCTGACAGTACGGGGTACCGAACACCTCGCCGATCTGGAGTACTTCCCGTGTTCCTGCCCGGTCTGTGCCGACCACACGCCCGAGGAGGTCGCCGCGTGCGACGACGACACCCGAGAGCGACTGCTCGCGCGACACAACCTCCACGTCACCTTCGAGGAGATGCGTCGCGTCAAGCAGGCCGTCCGGACCGGCAACCTGCTCGAACTCGTCGACGTACGCGCTCGGGGCCACCCGGCGATGCTCGACGGCTACCGGGCGCTGCTCGACCACGCCGAGCAACTGGAGCGCACCGACCCGGTCGGCAAGGACGCCTTCTTCCACGTCTCGGCCGAGAGTTCCTACCGGCCCGAGGTGCTGCGCCACCACCGGCGTCTCGCGCGCCTCTCGATTCCCGAGGGTGCGAACCTCCTGCTCTCGGAGGGCGAGAAGAACGACGACTACGACGAGACGTGGCGACTCGCCGCACCGTTCGGCCCGTACCCGCGCCACCTCTCGGACTCGTACCCGCTGACGGCGGAACTGCCCGAACGGCGCTCTCCCGACGCGTACGAGGCGGCCGCCGACGGCGTCCGCTCGCTCGTCGAGGCGAACCCCGACGCGTCGTTCACGGTCGCCCAGTGGCGCTGGCCCGACACCGCCCTCGCCCGTCTCCCCGACCGGGTCGTCGTGGAGTCGCTCGGCGAGTAG
- a CDS encoding lipase family alpha/beta hydrolase translates to MSQRTRRGVLRAVGAVGASAIGANAVGTATASGSATVQRPGPEPVLLVHGFGDTGETPWWDVARHYFEDVGYPESAVHYINLGEVPGTTVDSPEVYAEAVQAKLESVSDEHGSAVDVVAHSMGGLDSRWCVEKLDGAQYVDDLVTLGTPHRGTYAAYLAELTPGGRDMQPGSEFLTDLNDGQLAEGVSYAALWSSVDELIDPSYYASLPEPELSSVESALNENTGYQEHVQLVYDRSVFDQYYPLLD, encoded by the coding sequence ATGAGCCAGCGCACACGACGCGGGGTTCTGCGAGCCGTCGGGGCCGTCGGCGCGAGCGCCATCGGGGCGAACGCCGTCGGGACCGCGACGGCCAGCGGGAGCGCCACGGTGCAGCGACCCGGCCCCGAGCCCGTACTGCTCGTCCACGGCTTCGGCGACACCGGCGAGACGCCGTGGTGGGACGTCGCCAGACACTACTTCGAGGACGTCGGCTACCCCGAGTCGGCGGTCCACTACATCAACCTCGGCGAGGTTCCGGGGACGACGGTGGACTCGCCCGAGGTGTACGCCGAGGCGGTGCAGGCGAAACTCGAGTCGGTGAGCGACGAGCACGGCTCTGCCGTCGACGTCGTCGCCCACTCGATGGGCGGCCTCGACTCGCGGTGGTGCGTCGAGAAGCTCGACGGCGCGCAGTACGTCGACGACCTCGTCACCCTGGGGACGCCACACCGGGGGACGTACGCGGCCTACCTCGCCGAACTCACGCCGGGCGGCCGTGACATGCAGCCCGGCAGCGAGTTCCTCACCGACCTCAACGACGGCCAACTGGCCGAGGGCGTCTCCTACGCCGCGCTGTGGAGCTCCGTCGACGAACTCATCGACCCGAGCTACTACGCGTCGCTCCCCGAACCCGAGCTGTCGTCCGTCGAGTCGGCGCTCAACGAGAACACCGGCTACCAGGAGCACGTCCAGCTCGTCTACGACCGGTCGGTGTTCGACCAGTACTACCCGCTGCTCGACTGA
- a CDS encoding NUDIX hydrolase — protein MTDHDARDGDAHDDLAWETRESRVAYTCPGFEIRHDEVTLPDGTETDFDYLAEPPAVVVLPFTPDGDVVCIEEWRQAVGHVNFGLPVGTVEDDDVDLSTAAHRELTEETGYEADAVEPLVTVEPANGIANSEFNVFVAHGCTPDADQDLDADESIRPTTTRYEDLRDAVASDEVRDGRTVLAVGQYELVGGR, from the coding sequence ATGACCGACCACGATGCTCGCGACGGGGACGCGCACGACGACCTCGCGTGGGAGACGCGCGAGTCGCGCGTCGCCTACACCTGTCCCGGTTTCGAGATTCGTCACGACGAGGTGACGCTCCCCGACGGCACGGAGACCGACTTCGACTACCTCGCCGAACCGCCCGCCGTCGTCGTCCTGCCGTTCACGCCGGACGGCGACGTGGTCTGCATCGAGGAGTGGCGACAGGCGGTCGGTCACGTCAACTTCGGCCTCCCGGTCGGGACCGTCGAGGACGACGACGTGGACCTCTCGACGGCCGCCCACCGCGAACTGACCGAGGAGACGGGTTACGAGGCGGACGCGGTCGAACCGCTGGTGACCGTCGAACCGGCCAACGGCATCGCCAACTCGGAGTTCAACGTCTTCGTCGCCCACGGCTGTACCCCCGACGCCGACCAGGACCTCGACGCCGACGAGTCCATCCGCCCGACGACGACGCGCTACGAGGACCTGCGCGACGCGGTCGCTTCGGACGAGGTCCGGGACGGGCGGACGGTGCTCGCCGTGGGCCAGTACGAACTCGTGGGCGGTCGGTGA
- a CDS encoding DsrE family protein: protein MQTVVHVSSPDPGDQQHAMVNTLNLLEDASVSAPDDDVVLLANGSGVRMFVQATASNRRLVEELVDRGTTLFACRNALRGMGATDEDLLPGVEGVPSGTGTLAHLQSEGYGYIKAP, encoded by the coding sequence ATGCAGACCGTCGTGCACGTCTCCAGTCCGGACCCCGGCGACCAGCAACACGCGATGGTGAACACCCTGAACCTGCTGGAGGACGCGAGCGTCTCCGCTCCCGACGACGACGTGGTCCTCCTCGCCAACGGGTCGGGCGTCCGGATGTTCGTCCAGGCGACGGCGTCGAACCGGCGACTGGTCGAGGAACTCGTCGACCGTGGAACGACGCTGTTCGCGTGTCGCAACGCACTCCGCGGCATGGGAGCCACCGACGAGGACCTGCTCCCGGGCGTCGAAGGGGTCCCCTCCGGGACGGGGACGCTGGCGCACCTGCAGAGCGAGGGGTACGGCTACATCAAGGCGCCGTAA
- a CDS encoding TMEM165/GDT1 family protein, which translates to MTTTVALAQSSGLQSLIREYADYGPLLASFLVNMLGTFGDKGQLVVVTLASRYDAKRVFLGAMGAFCAWSALEVAFGQALLGAIPAGVMGPLTGALFVLFGAWTARSAFDRVRVDRSTNPSRTDGGIASGLSGRVLPDPVLARVGTYGGLLASFVLVGVAEFGDKTQLLTINLAVTFPNAPLSVFVGVVSALALRTGVDAVIGEHVEAYLPTAAIEAGAAVVFVAFGLFVFGVLPELGLVVVLLAVLVGVVGWGVRARRD; encoded by the coding sequence ATGACGACGACCGTCGCCCTCGCCCAGTCGTCGGGTCTCCAGTCGTTGATCCGCGAGTACGCCGACTACGGACCACTGCTCGCCTCGTTCCTCGTCAACATGCTCGGGACGTTCGGTGACAAGGGACAACTCGTCGTCGTGACGCTCGCCTCCCGCTACGACGCGAAGCGCGTCTTCCTCGGCGCGATGGGGGCGTTCTGCGCGTGGAGCGCGCTCGAAGTCGCCTTCGGGCAGGCGCTGCTCGGCGCGATTCCCGCGGGCGTGATGGGGCCGCTGACGGGCGCGCTGTTCGTCCTCTTCGGTGCGTGGACCGCCAGGAGCGCGTTCGACAGGGTTCGCGTCGACCGGTCGACGAACCCCTCGCGGACCGACGGCGGCATCGCGAGCGGTCTCAGTGGTCGCGTGCTACCCGACCCGGTGCTCGCACGCGTCGGTACGTACGGCGGCCTGCTGGCGAGTTTCGTCCTCGTCGGCGTCGCCGAGTTCGGCGACAAGACCCAGTTGCTCACCATCAACCTCGCCGTCACGTTCCCGAACGCACCGCTCTCTGTGTTCGTCGGCGTCGTAAGCGCGCTCGCCCTGCGAACGGGTGTCGACGCCGTCATCGGCGAACACGTCGAGGCGTACCTCCCGACGGCGGCCATCGAGGCCGGTGCGGCCGTCGTCTTCGTCGCGTTCGGTCTGTTCGTCTTCGGCGTGCTCCCCGAACTTGGCCTGGTCGTCGTCCTCCTCGCCGTTCTCGTCGGCGTCGTCGGGTGGGGCGTTCGCGCACGCCGCGACTGA
- the arcS gene encoding archaeosine synthase subunit alpha, whose translation MTDYFEVHERDGPARLGEVRLADPVRTPGLVDDVLHDAGSLWPEDREQVEGDDSRLTVLPHRSFPAGTDERVADAFAVDYPDVEFPSVAVVSRDTAADYGADAYALSEASGIAGHAEAFVEAVLDVREEVPPDTALYCSGVATPANVATLAYTGVDLFDTDRAYVRGLEGFYLSTDGEAFLEDLDELPCACEACQQSRETFDHEDCAAHNVNALAAELARVRQRIRNGRLRDYVEGQARHEAWLTATFRRLDQQYGYVEEHTPISRRDELLAASDDSLRRVEIQRFAERVTTRYRNRFDGPLVLVPCSARKPYGDSQSHAQFHKTIDYRAHKVSMTSPIGVVPQELELTYPAQHYDSVVTGQWSESEVEFVAEVLARYLDATDYPRHVAHLPPGGYTDVVERAVERCESDVTFEFTVEDHPTTDEALAALADTLSGEERYMKREREHNTVRAIADYQFGDSAASTEAAGDAFFDHISTGGRYPSLRVSSEGEQWATLVPQYGTLSLTLAGARRWVDSEVPTKTVAIDGFVPQGSVLAPGVLDADDDIRVGDEVVVEGPRAFAVGRASMCGDEMARSTRGIAVDVRHVEEL comes from the coding sequence ATGACCGACTACTTCGAGGTCCACGAGCGCGACGGCCCCGCCCGTCTGGGCGAGGTGCGCCTCGCGGACCCGGTGCGGACGCCGGGGCTCGTCGACGACGTGCTCCACGACGCGGGCAGCCTGTGGCCCGAGGACCGCGAGCAGGTCGAGGGCGACGACTCCCGGCTCACCGTCCTCCCGCACCGCTCGTTCCCGGCCGGAACCGACGAGCGCGTCGCCGACGCGTTCGCCGTCGACTACCCCGACGTCGAGTTCCCGAGCGTCGCCGTCGTCTCGCGGGACACCGCCGCGGACTACGGCGCGGACGCCTACGCCCTCTCGGAGGCGTCCGGTATCGCCGGCCACGCCGAGGCGTTCGTCGAGGCCGTCCTCGACGTGCGCGAGGAGGTGCCACCGGACACCGCCCTCTACTGCTCCGGGGTCGCCACCCCGGCCAACGTCGCCACGCTCGCCTACACGGGCGTCGACCTGTTCGACACCGACCGGGCGTACGTCCGCGGTCTGGAGGGGTTCTATCTCTCGACGGACGGCGAGGCGTTCCTGGAGGACCTCGACGAACTGCCCTGTGCCTGCGAGGCGTGCCAGCAGTCCCGCGAGACGTTTGACCACGAGGACTGCGCCGCGCACAACGTGAACGCACTGGCGGCCGAACTCGCCCGCGTCCGCCAGCGCATCCGTAACGGCCGCCTCCGGGACTACGTCGAGGGGCAGGCCCGACACGAGGCGTGGCTGACGGCGACGTTCAGGCGACTCGACCAGCAGTACGGCTACGTCGAGGAGCACACCCCCATCTCCCGACGCGACGAACTGCTGGCCGCGAGCGACGACTCGTTGCGCCGCGTCGAGATACAGCGCTTCGCCGAGCGCGTGACGACGCGCTACCGCAACCGCTTCGACGGACCGCTCGTGCTCGTGCCCTGTTCCGCCCGGAAGCCGTACGGCGACTCACAGAGCCACGCGCAGTTCCACAAGACCATCGACTACCGCGCGCACAAGGTGTCGATGACGTCACCCATCGGCGTCGTCCCGCAGGAACTGGAACTCACCTACCCCGCTCAGCACTACGACTCGGTCGTCACCGGTCAGTGGAGCGAGTCGGAGGTCGAGTTCGTCGCCGAGGTGCTCGCGCGCTACCTCGACGCCACCGACTACCCGCGACACGTCGCACACCTCCCGCCCGGTGGCTACACCGACGTCGTCGAACGCGCCGTCGAGCGCTGTGAATCGGACGTGACGTTCGAGTTCACCGTCGAGGACCACCCGACGACCGACGAGGCACTGGCGGCGCTCGCGGACACGCTCTCTGGCGAGGAGCGGTACATGAAACGCGAACGCGAGCACAACACGGTTCGGGCGATCGCGGACTACCAGTTCGGGGACAGCGCGGCCTCGACAGAGGCCGCGGGCGACGCGTTCTTCGACCACATCTCGACGGGCGGGCGCTACCCCTCCCTGCGAGTGAGCAGCGAGGGCGAGCAGTGGGCGACGCTGGTCCCCCAGTACGGCACGCTCTCGCTGACGCTGGCGGGCGCGCGGCGGTGGGTGGACAGCGAGGTGCCGACCAAGACCGTCGCCATCGACGGGTTCGTCCCGCAGGGGAGCGTCCTCGCGCCGGGCGTCCTCGACGCGGACGACGACATCCGCGTCGGCGACGAGGTGGTCGTCGAGGGGCCGCGCGCGTTCGCCGTCGGCCGGGCGTCGATGTGCGGCGACGAGATGGCGCGCTCGACGCGGGGTATCGCCGTCGACGTCCGACACGTCGAGGAACTGTAG
- a CDS encoding DUF7544 domain-containing protein: MALYALDDLDDAYAATRAFLFPFDWGRWLRLALVTFFVASATGTPSSGFQFSGAGGGADSGTNGEFSGAEFDAAMQEIAPFVPLIVVGVLVALLLALAFLFVGSVMEFVLVQSLRAERVSVREFFGRYTGKGARLFGFRIALGLLGLLGAVLVFGLTVGPLLVDASPVIPLVALVVLAPLFVLFAVALAVVNGFTTVFVVPVMLLEDLTVLAAWRRLWPTIRAQWRQFAVYAVVIAVVLFALGIAASIAIAIPVALGALAFAVLVGIGFLAGGVTLATGVVVALLAIPFVLFVFAVVGLVQVPIQTYVRYHALLVLGDADERFDLIPDTRRSLREPGQGGTPGPTGAD, encoded by the coding sequence ATGGCGCTCTACGCACTCGACGACCTCGACGACGCGTACGCCGCGACGCGAGCGTTCCTGTTCCCCTTCGACTGGGGGCGCTGGCTCAGACTCGCACTCGTGACGTTCTTCGTCGCCAGCGCGACGGGCACGCCCTCGTCGGGCTTCCAGTTCAGCGGCGCTGGCGGCGGGGCGGACAGCGGGACCAACGGCGAGTTCAGCGGTGCCGAGTTCGACGCCGCGATGCAAGAGATAGCGCCGTTCGTCCCGCTCATCGTCGTCGGCGTCCTGGTGGCACTCCTGCTGGCGCTCGCGTTCCTGTTCGTCGGCTCGGTGATGGAGTTCGTCCTCGTCCAGTCGCTCCGAGCGGAGCGCGTCTCGGTCCGGGAGTTCTTCGGTCGCTACACCGGGAAGGGGGCGCGGCTGTTCGGGTTCCGCATCGCGCTGGGGCTGCTCGGTCTGCTCGGTGCGGTCCTCGTCTTCGGGCTGACCGTCGGTCCGTTGCTCGTCGACGCCTCGCCGGTGATACCGCTGGTCGCGCTCGTCGTCCTCGCACCGCTGTTCGTCCTGTTCGCCGTCGCGCTCGCCGTCGTCAACGGGTTCACGACCGTCTTCGTGGTCCCGGTGATGCTGCTCGAAGACCTGACGGTCCTCGCGGCGTGGCGTCGGCTCTGGCCGACGATTCGCGCACAGTGGCGGCAGTTCGCGGTGTACGCCGTGGTCATCGCGGTCGTCCTGTTCGCGCTGGGTATCGCCGCGAGTATCGCTATCGCCATCCCCGTCGCACTGGGGGCCCTCGCGTTCGCGGTGCTCGTCGGCATCGGATTCCTCGCTGGCGGCGTGACGCTGGCGACGGGCGTGGTCGTCGCGCTACTGGCGATACCGTTCGTGCTGTTCGTCTTCGCCGTCGTCGGACTCGTACAGGTCCCGATACAGACCTACGTGCGCTACCACGCGCTGCTGGTGCTGGGGGACGCGGACGAGCGCTTCGACCTCATCCCCGACACGCGCCGGTCGCTCCGCGAACCGGGACAGGGAGGGACACCCGGTCCGACCGGCGCGGACTGA
- a CDS encoding alpha/beta hydrolase, with protein MTARARREASGEELVHFESDGTRCAATLYRPPDADRAETGDPPVVVMANGFGLPRRAGLPAVAERFADRGLAVLLFDYRSLGDSGGDPRNVVLPSAQVTDWRAAVAYARTVDGLGDRIGVWGFSLGGGGAFVTAAREDVDAYVGQTPIFDGARTIRYFVSQLGPAYGLRTTAAGLRDLGRKYTGREPYYLPIWGDYPEDLPALATPGSKAGHESVVGPEAVDPTVNRCAARAFLTFGLYRPIREARRVDCPALVVKGTEDRIAPASAIDATVARLPDVQSVDVETDHFGSFFGETFEEVVEREAAFLERHLLDDTSA; from the coding sequence ATGACGGCTCGGGCACGACGGGAGGCCAGCGGGGAGGAACTCGTCCACTTCGAGAGCGACGGGACGCGGTGCGCGGCCACGCTGTACCGACCGCCCGACGCGGACCGGGCCGAGACCGGCGACCCGCCGGTCGTCGTGATGGCCAACGGGTTCGGTCTCCCGCGCCGGGCTGGCCTCCCGGCCGTCGCCGAACGCTTCGCGGACCGCGGACTGGCGGTGTTGCTGTTCGACTACCGGTCGCTCGGGGACAGCGGGGGCGACCCCCGGAACGTCGTCCTGCCGTCGGCGCAGGTCACAGACTGGCGCGCGGCGGTCGCGTACGCCCGTACGGTGGACGGCCTCGGCGACCGAATCGGCGTCTGGGGGTTCTCGCTCGGCGGGGGCGGCGCGTTCGTCACCGCCGCGCGCGAGGACGTCGACGCGTACGTCGGGCAGACGCCAATCTTCGACGGTGCGCGGACGATACGCTACTTCGTCAGTCAGCTCGGTCCGGCGTACGGTCTCCGCACGACGGCGGCCGGGCTGCGAGACCTCGGTCGGAAGTACACGGGACGGGAACCGTACTACCTCCCCATCTGGGGTGACTACCCGGAGGACCTCCCGGCGCTCGCGACGCCGGGGTCCAAGGCGGGCCACGAGTCCGTCGTCGGCCCGGAGGCCGTAGACCCGACAGTCAACCGTTGCGCTGCGCGCGCCTTCCTCACGTTCGGGTTGTACCGGCCCATCCGGGAGGCCCGCCGGGTCGACTGCCCGGCGCTCGTCGTGAAGGGGACCGAGGACCGAATCGCACCGGCGAGCGCCATCGACGCGACGGTCGCTCGGCTCCCCGACGTGCAGAGCGTCGACGTCGAGACGGACCACTTCGGCTCGTTCTTCGGCGAGACGTTCGAGGAGGTGGTCGAACGGGAGGCGGCGTTCCTCGAACGTCACCTCCTCGACGATACGTCGGCGTGA
- a CDS encoding alpha/beta hydrolase, translating to MAQTTADDRRAAELDADARALLETLVEEGAPNLSHLSPEQARSVLGGLFTPDVDPERIASVAERKLRAYARDVRVRIYDPDPGTVLPAVVYFHGGGWVAGGLDTHDSVARSLAIESDCVVVSVDYRKAPEHPFPGAVQDAYLATKWVAQNATDIGAGGGLAVAGESAGGTLATVVAQMAVEKEVDAPDIDHQVLFYPVTDHSFDTASYEENAENYFLTAPAMVWFWNHYLRDDIDGANLRASPLRAPDHVLADLPPTTLFSCGYDPLRDEQYAYAERLADAGVPVEHTNYAGMIHDFANMRHLADPFPGIEAADDVLERAGTALREAFE from the coding sequence ATGGCACAGACCACAGCCGACGACCGACGAGCGGCGGAACTGGACGCGGACGCACGGGCACTGCTGGAGACGCTGGTCGAGGAGGGTGCGCCGAACCTCTCGCACCTGTCCCCGGAGCAAGCACGTTCGGTCCTCGGTGGGCTGTTCACGCCCGACGTCGACCCCGAGCGAATCGCGTCGGTGGCCGAGCGGAAACTCCGGGCCTACGCACGGGACGTCCGGGTCCGCATCTACGACCCCGACCCGGGGACCGTCCTTCCGGCGGTCGTCTACTTCCACGGCGGCGGGTGGGTCGCGGGCGGCCTCGACACCCACGACTCGGTCGCCCGGTCGCTCGCCATCGAGTCGGACTGCGTCGTCGTCTCCGTCGACTACCGGAAAGCGCCCGAACACCCGTTCCCGGGTGCCGTCCAGGATGCCTACCTCGCGACGAAGTGGGTCGCCCAGAACGCGACCGACATCGGGGCTGGCGGCGGCCTCGCCGTCGCGGGCGAGAGCGCGGGTGGTACGCTCGCCACGGTCGTGGCCCAGATGGCCGTCGAGAAGGAGGTCGACGCCCCCGACATCGACCACCAGGTGCTGTTCTACCCGGTGACCGACCACTCGTTCGACACGGCCTCGTACGAGGAGAACGCCGAGAACTACTTCCTGACCGCCCCGGCGATGGTGTGGTTCTGGAACCACTACCTCCGCGACGACATCGACGGCGCGAACCTCCGTGCCTCGCCGCTCCGCGCGCCCGACCACGTCCTCGCCGACCTCCCGCCGACGACGCTGTTCTCCTGCGGCTACGACCCGCTCCGCGACGAGCAGTACGCCTACGCCGAGCGGCTCGCCGACGCGGGCGTCCCCGTCGAGCACACCAACTACGCGGGGATGATCCACGACTTCGCCAACATGCGCCACCTCGCGGACCCGTTCCCCGGCATCGAGGCGGCAGACGACGTCCTCGAACGCGCGGGCACGGCGCTCCGGGAGGCGTTCGAGTAG